Proteins from one Panicum virgatum strain AP13 chromosome 7K, P.virgatum_v5, whole genome shotgun sequence genomic window:
- the LOC120642879 gene encoding uncharacterized protein LOC120642879, with amino-acid sequence MVKTLTHIEAAANLTIRDLTYDMLAHMENKIASVEQEVEVVKSTGMKIMDATNVSFSGLGSLMQSLGITDAVLSSAEGPGPLIGDLVRTLDGDKVNVDSAYADLLDFQIKAYQEN; translated from the exons ATGGTGAAAACACTCACACATATTGAAGCAGCTGCGAACTTAACTATACGAGATTTGACATATGACATGCTTGCACACATGGAGAACAAGATAGCGAGTGTAGAGCAAGAGGTTGAAGTAGTAAAATCAACTGGGATGAAGATAATGGATGCAACCAATGTTTCATTTTCTGGATTGGGCTCACTCATGCAATCTTTGGGTATCACCGATGCAGTTCTCAGTTCAGCAGAGGGTCCAGGGCCATTAATTGGAGATCTAGTCAGGACACTTGATGGTGACAAGGTGAACGTTGACAGTGCATATGCCGACCTTCTGGATTTCCAG ATCAAAGCTTACCAGGAAAACTGA
- the LOC120639775 gene encoding uncharacterized protein LOC120639775 isoform X2: protein MKAAGALFFAVAEFEMMSSRHEANHAGSIASVLTKIIEPFTNGYCYDAGRDINMAWLGTTIGADVSRMLDEASLFVCCNWQRRGFAFEDGSSEHNDATGSASIQDCNCRKRPRGPNSLTISGQTSEERFTHTSATNGYIRIELYGPTDECDRVTSYETFKKALAIRALARYYISLCCMNRRNCLHKTCITCQQCNHHHLNNSGFREESAASTRNASTQSNYTPQCPVILHYTPKHIEVPYNSFQTQLTGRSEIVMDMFDAIIRRFTEVTKSGDECVEGYIQRHIFESIFIGTLLAGTFNATSQVIKDQISGLHIEYELPSCRILFFPGIVGHRWVTYAWCLDRNIISVFDPFFNENCIEEHKDVHIYVIGLIKNAMKLTASHLITGWNYNWEAARIEIIGTQFAGSTWKRSTGCAAAQFCFHYNGTLSSLSRVNVADASKVKEMLTDALGLKENQGFVPTT, encoded by the exons ATGAAG gcTGCAGGAGCACTATTCTTCGCCGTTGCTGAGTTCGAAATGATGAGCAGCAGACACGAGGCTAACCATGCAGGGAGCATTGCATCGGTGCTAACGAAAATAATCGAGCCATTCACAAATGGATACTGCTACGATGCAGGGAGAGACATCAACATGGCGTGGCTAG GTACTACAATAGGAGCGGATGTGAGCAGGATGCTCGACGAAGCGTCATTATTTGTGTGCTGCAATTGGCAGAGACGAGGATTTGCTTTTGAAGATGGAAGCTCGGAGCACAACGATGCAACTGGTAGTGCATCTATTCAAGATTGCAACTGCCGCAAGCGGCCACGTGGACCAAACAGCTTAACCATATCTGGACAAACTAGTGAAGAAAGATTCACTCATACATCAGCTACAAATGGATACATACGTATCGAGTTGTATGGTCCAACTGATGAGTGTGACAGAGTAACCTCATATGAGACCTTCAAGAAGGCTCTTGCAATCCGTGCCCTGGCAAGGTATTATATTTCTCTGTGCTGCATGAACCGACGCAACTGTCTACACAAAACATGTATAACATGCCAACAATGCAACCACCATCATCTGAACAACAGTGGGTTTAGAGAGGAATCAGCAGCTTCAACGAGAAATGCTTCAACTCAATCAAATTATACACCACAGTG CCCTGTGATCCTGCACTATACCCCAAAACACATCGAGGTCCCGTACAATTCATTCCAGACACAACTGACTGGCAGATCTGAAATAGTTATGGACATGTTCGATGCAATAATTAGGCGATTCACAGAGGTAACTAAGAGTGGAGATGAATGTGTGGAAGGCTATATCCAGCGACACATATTTGAATCAATATTTATT GGGACTTTGCTTGCAGGCACATTCAACGCAACAAGCCAAGTGATTAAAGATCAGATATCTGGGCTGCATATAGAATATGAACTGCCATCGTGCAGAATA CTATTCTTCCCAGGAATTGTTGGGCACCGATGGGTGACATACGCATGGTGTCTTGATAGAAACATAATATCTGTATTTGACCCTTTTTTCAATGAAAATTGCATTGAGGAACACAAGGATGTGCACATATACGTCATTGGACTGATTAAAAATGCCATGAAATTGACAGCAAGTCATTTGATAACTGGCTGGAATTACAACTGGGAAGCAGCAAGAATAGAAATAATAGGCACCCAATTTGCCGGAAGCACCTG GAAAAGGAGCACAGGTTGCGCTGCTGCCCAATTCTGCTTTCACTATAATGGAACGCTTTCTTCACTTTCAAGAGTAAAT GTAGCAGATGCATCAAAGGTTAAAGAAATGCTCACTGACGCACTAGGCTTAAAAGAAAACCAGGGGTTCGTGCCCACAACATAA
- the LOC120639912 gene encoding replication protein A 32 kDa subunit B-like yields the protein MHVTVKQIVEGSQKPRYKGRIVVNNSQVYTVQLCGMMCHLDHEESYCDYKLFDGTGEIKGRDWRDCMSGNTFFSGASLSAYYVVHATVIAERDSVCLSTLHARKVEDHNELTHHFLNCVTNHIELIRSKKRDFELRMTSYHVAAELDKEGLICLLANDSVRAALKELIDEGSIYNTVDDYHFKLAEN from the exons ATGCACGTGACAGTTAAGCAGATTGTTGAAGGTTCGCAGAAACCTAGGTATAAAGGAAGGATAGTTGTTAACAATAGTCAGGTTTACACG GTGCAATTATGTGGCATGATGTGCCATTTGGACCACGAGGAATCTTATTGTGATTACAAATTATTTGATGGCACTGGTGAAATCAAAGGAAGGGACTG GAGAGACTGCATGTCGGGCAATACCTTCTTCAGCGGTGCGAG CCTGTCAGCATATTATGTTGTTCATGCTACTGTTATCGCTGAGAGGGATTCTGTCTGCCTGAGCACATTGCATGCTAG GAAGGTGGAGGACCACAATGAATTGACGCACCATTTCCTTAATTGTGTCACTAACCACATTGAGCTGATAAGAAGCAAGAAGCGTGATTTTGAATTACGGATGACTTCATACCATGTGGCTGCTGAACTTGATAAAGAAGGTCTAATATGCTTGTTGGCAAATGATTCTGTCAG GGCTGCACTGAAGGAACTCATTGATGAGGGTAGTATCTACAATACTGTTGATGATTACCATTTCAAGTTGGCTGAAAACTAG
- the LOC120639915 gene encoding protein FAR1-RELATED SEQUENCE 5-like codes for MIRDKFVGVDSGQIEGNGQEGGEAGAEEAELALEAGNVITERRIGWTRKSAREGPSERIAVNEESAITRALSQASRNRGSPIFQPLEGTLFSSSEEARDFFNLYSWEIGFGIRYGRSNKNNKGYTTRQDIVCSCEGSPRTKNCASIRTGCKVMIRLLRTSDHGWYISRVSTSHNHKLSEGYAEKKQWNSHSMIDPSTKYFIKKLRDNNVSIGRVCSIIGVTDSSAMNPVRKETIRSLCAKVARENMADDIGKTVQLLREMKIKDPLMEVRFKVDEKGTVKSMLWCTGKNRMDYKNFGDVVTFDTTYRTNLYSLPFGIFIGVNCHFQSIIFGGVLLSTETAEDFQWAFQNFIEMMDGSVPITVLTDQCAAMGKAIRTVLPGTRHRWCRWHVLKSAKKKLGKVIARHKQFKSDFYNLITNETCVDSFELSWKKLIIKYRLVKSKYMLRLYKHREKWAKPYFMSVFCAGMTSTQRSESANHMLKRHIQKAAPMHMFVSKFNEFLCYKENEGRGSD; via the exons ATGATTCGGGACAAATTTGTGGGAGTTGATTCAGGTCAGATTGAAGGAAATGGACAGGAGGGTGGAGAAGCTGGAGCAGAGGAAGCTGAGCTTGCATTGGAGGCTGGTAATGTGATCACCGAGCGACGGATAGGTTGGACGAG GAAATCAGCTAGGGAAGGCCCGTCCGAGCGGATTGCTGTAAACGAGGAGAGTGCGATTACAAGGGCACTGAGCCAAGCATCTAGGAATCGAGGATCTCCAATTTTCCAACCTCTGGAGGGTACATTATTCAGTAGCAGCGAAGAGGCGAGAGATTTCTTTAATCTTTATTCATGGGAGATTGGGTTTGGAATCCGTTATGGTCGTAGCAACAAGAATAATAAAGGATACACAACCAGGCAAGATATTGTTTGTTCTTGTGAG GGATCACCGCGAACCAAGAATTGTGCGTCTATCAGGACTGGATGTAAAGTTATGATAAGGCTGCTGAGAACAAGTGATCATGGGTGGTACATTAGTCGAGTTAGCACAAGCCACAACCACAAATTATCAGAGGGGTATGCAGAGAAGAAACAGTGGAATTCTCATAGCATGATTGATCCGAGCACTAAGTATTTCATCAAGAAACTTCGAGACAACAATGTCAGTATTGGAAGGGTTTGCAGCATTATTGGTGTCACAGATAGTAGTGCTATGAATCCAGTTCGTAAAGAGACCATCAGGTCACTCTGCGCGAAGGTAGCAAGGGAAAATATGGCTGATGACATTGGTAAAACTGTCCAACTTTTACGGGAAATGAAAATCAAAGATCCACTTATGGAAGTGAGGTTCAAGGTTGATGAGAAGGGCACAGTTAAATCTATGCTTTGGTGTACTGGAAAGAATAGGATGGATTACAAGAACTTCGGTGATGTTGTTACATTTGATACAACCTATCGTACCAATTTGTACAGCTTGCCGTTTGGAATTTTTATCGGTGTTAATTGCCATTTTCAGTCAATTATTTTTGGTGGCGTTCTTTTGTCTACTGAGACAGCAGAAGACTTCCAATGGGCATTTCAAAATTTCATCGAGATGATGGATGGATCAGTTCCAATAACTGTGCTGACAG ATCAATGCGCGGCAATGGGAAAGGCAATTCGTACTGTTTTGCCTGGGACACGTCATCGATGGTGTCGTTGGCATGTCTTGAAGAGTGCTAAGAAGAAGTTAGGGAAAGTTATTGCGAGACACAAGCAATTCAAAAGTGATTTCTATAATCTCATCACCAACGAGACATGTGTTGATAGTTTTGAATTGTCGTGGAAGAAGTTGATCATAAAGTACCGGCTTGTGAAGAGCAAGTATATGCTAAGACTTTACAAGCATAGGGAAAAATGGGCCAAACCATACTTTATGAGTGTTTTTTGTGCTGGGATGACGAGCACGCAAAGGAGTGAAAGTGCTAATCACATGCTTAAGAGGCATATTCAGAAGGCTGCGCCTATGCACATGTTTGTAAGCAAGTTCAATGAGTTCCTTT GTTACAAGGAAAATGAGGGTAGGGGCTCCGATTGA
- the LOC120639776 gene encoding uncharacterized protein LOC120639776, with translation MDVLPAVHVRGASPLVFQVGVEIVGNCIRLSTGWSLFVESEKIVSGDYGLFVLSTPHTIEMKLFDSNGNEKPMSARPPAWNLFVAYGEEDGQPNPPPAQDDVNLYAGAFADGYISIVPEHLLGMQYELGPKLMMTGPLMQALSDVWINFETHFPLYACKLNHSHINGGTFYFTTNFSNTLPTGHKIVTLSHPADDHLFAATLRKRTGNTGLALISGPGWKDFVKHYGFQLGDLVVLSIRLYLGRLLVRVFRLPIV, from the exons ATGGACGTACTGCCTGCTGTTCATGTACGAGGAGCGTCACCCCTAGTGTTTCAAGTTGGAGTTGAAATTGTTGGTAACTGCATTCGCTTGTCAACTGGGTGGAGTTTGTTTGTTGAATCAGAGAAGATAGTGAGTGGGGACTATGGTCTGTTCGTGCTTTCTACACCCCACACCATAGAGATGAAGCTATTTGATAGCAATGGCAACGAGAAACCGATGTCAGCACGTCCCCCAGCTTGGAATTTATTCGTTGCTTATGGAGAGGAGGATGGGCAGCCTAACCCACCACCAGCTCAGGATGATGTGAATCTATATGCTG GTGCTTTTGCTGATGGTTACATATCAATAGTGCCTGAGCACTTGCTTGGCATGCAATACGAGCTTGGCCCAAAGCTGATGATGACTGGTCCACTGATGCAAGCTCTAAGCGATGTCTGGATCAATTTTGAGACTCACTTCCCGCTGTACGCATGCAAGCTGAACCACAGCCACATTAACGGTGGGACCTTT TATTTCACCACAAACTTCTCCAACACGCTTCCAACTGGACACAAGATTGTCACCCTGTCGCACCCAGCAGACGACCATCTGTTTGCTGCTACACTGAGGAAGAGAACTGGCAACACAGGACTTGCTCTGATCAGTGGACCTGGCTGGAAGGATTTTGTGAAGCACTACGGCTTCCAACTGGGAGACTTAGTGGTGCTTTCCATCCGTCTCTACCTGGGTCGCCTCTTGGTCCGTGTCTTCCGTCTCCCAAttgtttga
- the LOC120639775 gene encoding uncharacterized protein LOC120639775 isoform X1 → MKAAGALFFAVAEFEMMSSRHEANHAGSIASVLTKIIEPFTNGYCYDAGRDINMAWLGTTIGADVSRMLDEASLFVCCNWQRRGFAFEDGSSEHNDATGSASIQDCNCRKRPRGPNSLTISGQTSEERFTHTSATNGYIRIELYGPTDECDRVTSYETFKKALAIRALARYYISLCCMNRRNCLHKTCITCQQCNHHHLNNSGFREESAASTRNASTQSNYTPQCSPVILHYTPKHIEVPYNSFQTQLTGRSEIVMDMFDAIIRRFTEVTKSGDECVEGYIQRHIFESIFIGTLLAGTFNATSQVIKDQISGLHIEYELPSCRILFFPGIVGHRWVTYAWCLDRNIISVFDPFFNENCIEEHKDVHIYVIGLIKNAMKLTASHLITGWNYNWEAARIEIIGTQFAGSTWKRSTGCAAAQFCFHYNGTLSSLSRVNVADASKVKEMLTDALGLKENQGFVPTT, encoded by the exons ATGAAG gcTGCAGGAGCACTATTCTTCGCCGTTGCTGAGTTCGAAATGATGAGCAGCAGACACGAGGCTAACCATGCAGGGAGCATTGCATCGGTGCTAACGAAAATAATCGAGCCATTCACAAATGGATACTGCTACGATGCAGGGAGAGACATCAACATGGCGTGGCTAG GTACTACAATAGGAGCGGATGTGAGCAGGATGCTCGACGAAGCGTCATTATTTGTGTGCTGCAATTGGCAGAGACGAGGATTTGCTTTTGAAGATGGAAGCTCGGAGCACAACGATGCAACTGGTAGTGCATCTATTCAAGATTGCAACTGCCGCAAGCGGCCACGTGGACCAAACAGCTTAACCATATCTGGACAAACTAGTGAAGAAAGATTCACTCATACATCAGCTACAAATGGATACATACGTATCGAGTTGTATGGTCCAACTGATGAGTGTGACAGAGTAACCTCATATGAGACCTTCAAGAAGGCTCTTGCAATCCGTGCCCTGGCAAGGTATTATATTTCTCTGTGCTGCATGAACCGACGCAACTGTCTACACAAAACATGTATAACATGCCAACAATGCAACCACCATCATCTGAACAACAGTGGGTTTAGAGAGGAATCAGCAGCTTCAACGAGAAATGCTTCAACTCAATCAAATTATACACCACAGTG CAGCCCTGTGATCCTGCACTATACCCCAAAACACATCGAGGTCCCGTACAATTCATTCCAGACACAACTGACTGGCAGATCTGAAATAGTTATGGACATGTTCGATGCAATAATTAGGCGATTCACAGAGGTAACTAAGAGTGGAGATGAATGTGTGGAAGGCTATATCCAGCGACACATATTTGAATCAATATTTATT GGGACTTTGCTTGCAGGCACATTCAACGCAACAAGCCAAGTGATTAAAGATCAGATATCTGGGCTGCATATAGAATATGAACTGCCATCGTGCAGAATA CTATTCTTCCCAGGAATTGTTGGGCACCGATGGGTGACATACGCATGGTGTCTTGATAGAAACATAATATCTGTATTTGACCCTTTTTTCAATGAAAATTGCATTGAGGAACACAAGGATGTGCACATATACGTCATTGGACTGATTAAAAATGCCATGAAATTGACAGCAAGTCATTTGATAACTGGCTGGAATTACAACTGGGAAGCAGCAAGAATAGAAATAATAGGCACCCAATTTGCCGGAAGCACCTG GAAAAGGAGCACAGGTTGCGCTGCTGCCCAATTCTGCTTTCACTATAATGGAACGCTTTCTTCACTTTCAAGAGTAAAT GTAGCAGATGCATCAAAGGTTAAAGAAATGCTCACTGACGCACTAGGCTTAAAAGAAAACCAGGGGTTCGTGCCCACAACATAA
- the LOC120639914 gene encoding uncharacterized protein LOC120639914 gives MVRRVRASPSVGQTGPASKVPRRRPSASAGSASPGSLQAGSGAAAPAGADSPPAVCLDAALAYALATFLESRGHEAVAPTTASSAAAAMARTNEIPLARDNGPLTVVSAEQTANAAQHVAPVEGAYGLGINNFWTNMLGSSSSTAQPQVPVDLKSNVFGAMNPFEAHRSTVCS, from the exons ATGGTGCGGCGTGTGCGTGCTAGCCCCAGCGTGGGGCAGACGGGCCCAGCTTCCAAGGTTCCGCGTCGCCGTCCGTCCGCCTCGGCTGGATCTGCATCACCGGGGAGCTTGCAGGCTGGTAGTGGTGCGGCAGCGCCAGCTGGAGCCGACAGCCCGCCGGCCGTGTGCCTGGATGCTGCTCTCGCTTATGCTTTGGCTACGTTTCTGGAATCCCGTGGTCACGAAGCAGTCGCACCCACAACTGCGTCttctgctgccgccgccatggcacGG ACAAACGAGATCCCACTGGCGAGGGACAATGGACCACTGACGGTTGTATCTGCGGAGCAAACTGCCAACGCAGCACAACATGTTGCGCCAGTGGAGGGAGCATACGGTCTTGGAATAAACAACTTTTGGACCAACATGCTAGGGTCCAGTTCGTCAACCGCACAGCCTCAG GTTCCCGTTGATTTGAAGAGCAATGTGTTTGGAGCCATGAACCCGTTCGAGGCACACAGATCCACAGTTTGTTCCTGA
- the LOC120642880 gene encoding protein FAR1-RELATED SEQUENCE 1-like → MYEKFYDELFEAGKFCVQREDGNDRFIVSSAKLSSDGVQKKYVVTLHGEDFMSCQCGLYEHLGMLCRHALKVLLHLDRQEIPKFNIMRRWTKEAVVYKAHGEQTDIASDADQMRKKALMLQTLQIVHGPSPVDEQMFRNAMEALRPADRTQREDPPFDGQYQCSLHDDAGPVPLSCPPRTMKGGRPPSTGLNAWISRKDKRRTLDSSPRDPISEDWPEEEMPPSKKTRCLKDI, encoded by the exons ATGTATGAGAAATTTTATGATGAGTTATTCGAGGCTGGGAAGTTTTGTGTTCAGAGGGAAGATGGCAATGACAGGTTCATTGTTTCCTCTGCGAAGTTGAGCTCAGATGGtgtacaaaaaaaatatgttgtTACTCTGCACGGAGAGGATTTCATGTCTTGCCAGTGTGGTCTGTATGAGCATCTAGGTATGCTGTGCCGGCATGCTTTAAAG GTTTTGTTACATTTGGATAGGCAAGAAATTCCAAAGTTTAATATAATGAGAAGATGGACAAAGGAGGCAGTTGTTTACAAAGCTCATGGAGAACAAACTGATATAGCTTCAGATGCAGACCAAATGAGGAAGAAGGCTTTGATGTTGCAGACTCTTCAAATTGTGCATGGACCTTCACCGGTGGATGAGCAGATGTTCAGGAATGCTATGGAAGCGTTGAGGCCCGCTGACCGAACGCAGCGGGAGGATCCACCATTTGATGGACAGTATCAATGTAGTTTGCATGATGATGCTGGGCCGGTGCCTTTATCGTGCCCTCCAAGGACAATGAAGGGTGGTCGACCTCCTAGCACTGGGCTTAATGCTTGGATATCGAGGAAAGACAAGAGAAGGACTCTTGACTCTTCACCGAGGGATCCAATTTCCGAAGATTGGCCAGAGGAAGAGATGCCTCCTAGCAAGAAGACCCGGTGCTTAAAAGATATCTGA